From Rubripirellula reticaptiva, the proteins below share one genomic window:
- the katG gene encoding catalase/peroxidase HPI, whose product MIRPTHKHSLRTLANLAVLCIATPAIAQNQPSVNSQVQTAKPTATCPVMGEISSPETRNTAAGVYSNGDWWPNQLNLQILHQNSLKSNPMGEAFDYAAEFNKLDLSAIKSDINTLLTTSQDWWPADYGNYGPFFIRMAWHSAGTYRVADGRGGAGYGTQRFAPLNSWPDNGNLDKARRLLWPIKQKYGKQISWADLMVLTGNCALENMGFETIGFAGGREDVWEPQLDINWGPETQWLGDMRYKGDRELDNPLAAVQMGLIYVNPEGPNGKPDPLAAAKDIRETFGRMAMNDEETVALIAGGHTFGKAHGAADPSKFVGPAPEAASIEEQGLGWKNSFGKGNAEDTITSGLEGAWTSTPAQFSHDYFANLFRYEWKLTKSPAGAHQWTPDDATAEGTVPDAHVDSKSHAPIMFTTDLALRIDPAYARISKRFHDNPKEFEVAFAKAWYKLTHRDMGPHSRCLGPEVAEPQLWQDPVPAVDHPLIDDQEIADLKGKLLKSGLSVSQLVQTAWASASTFRGSDKRGGANGARIRLAPQKDWAVNQPAQLAEVLQKLESIQTEFNNSQSSKKVSLADLIVLGGAAAIEQAAKDAGHEIKVPFSPGRTDASQQQTDVASFEPLEPKTDGFRNYFGHSELNRPAEEWLVDRASLLNLTAPEMTVLVGGLRVLNANADNLKLGVLTNRPGKLTNDFFVNLLNMDTVWKKSAVCDHFFEGVDRVTGDPKWRASSVDLVFGSNSQLRAISEVYASEDSKAKFADDFVAAWTKVMNADRFDLSPAQRSGLLASSRTE is encoded by the coding sequence GAGCGTAAATTCACAGGTTCAAACAGCCAAACCAACGGCAACTTGTCCGGTGATGGGCGAGATTTCTTCACCCGAAACTCGGAATACCGCGGCAGGTGTCTATTCGAATGGCGATTGGTGGCCGAACCAGCTGAACTTGCAAATCCTCCATCAGAATTCGCTGAAAAGCAATCCGATGGGCGAAGCGTTCGACTACGCAGCCGAATTCAATAAGCTTGACCTGTCAGCGATCAAGAGTGACATCAACACGTTGTTGACCACTTCTCAAGACTGGTGGCCCGCTGACTATGGAAACTACGGACCGTTCTTCATTCGGATGGCTTGGCACAGTGCGGGAACTTATCGCGTTGCCGATGGCCGAGGCGGCGCGGGTTACGGCACCCAGCGTTTCGCGCCGCTTAACAGCTGGCCAGACAATGGCAACTTGGACAAGGCACGGCGGTTGCTGTGGCCAATCAAACAGAAATACGGCAAGCAAATTTCCTGGGCCGACCTGATGGTACTGACCGGAAACTGTGCGCTCGAAAATATGGGATTCGAAACCATTGGATTTGCCGGTGGTCGCGAAGATGTTTGGGAACCTCAGCTCGACATCAACTGGGGACCGGAAACTCAGTGGCTCGGCGACATGCGGTACAAGGGCGATCGCGAACTCGACAATCCACTCGCTGCCGTGCAGATGGGTTTGATTTACGTGAACCCCGAAGGCCCCAACGGCAAACCTGATCCACTTGCAGCAGCCAAAGACATTCGTGAAACGTTTGGCCGGATGGCAATGAACGATGAAGAAACCGTCGCTTTGATCGCTGGCGGACACACGTTCGGGAAAGCTCACGGGGCCGCCGATCCAAGTAAGTTTGTTGGTCCCGCCCCGGAAGCCGCCAGTATCGAAGAGCAGGGCCTCGGCTGGAAGAATTCATTTGGAAAGGGCAACGCCGAAGACACAATCACCAGTGGCCTTGAAGGAGCTTGGACGTCGACGCCCGCACAGTTTTCTCACGACTACTTCGCGAACCTCTTTCGTTACGAGTGGAAGCTGACCAAGAGTCCCGCCGGCGCCCATCAGTGGACTCCGGACGATGCTACGGCCGAGGGAACCGTCCCTGATGCCCATGTCGATTCCAAGTCGCATGCACCGATCATGTTCACGACCGACTTGGCGCTGAGGATTGACCCTGCCTACGCAAGGATCTCGAAGCGATTCCACGACAATCCCAAGGAATTTGAAGTGGCGTTTGCGAAGGCTTGGTACAAGCTGACTCATCGCGACATGGGACCGCACTCGCGATGCCTCGGCCCCGAAGTCGCCGAACCGCAATTGTGGCAAGACCCGGTGCCCGCCGTCGATCATCCTCTGATCGACGACCAGGAGATCGCGGACCTGAAAGGCAAACTGCTGAAGTCTGGTTTGTCCGTTTCTCAGTTGGTGCAGACTGCGTGGGCGTCGGCGTCAACTTTCCGCGGCAGCGACAAGCGCGGCGGTGCGAACGGAGCACGCATTCGCCTGGCGCCTCAAAAAGATTGGGCTGTCAATCAGCCAGCGCAACTTGCCGAAGTGCTTCAGAAGCTTGAAAGCATCCAGACCGAGTTCAACAACTCGCAGTCCAGTAAGAAGGTCTCGCTCGCCGACTTGATCGTCTTGGGCGGCGCGGCTGCCATCGAGCAAGCCGCCAAGGATGCCGGGCATGAAATCAAGGTTCCGTTTTCGCCAGGGCGAACTGATGCCTCGCAGCAGCAAACCGATGTTGCATCATTCGAGCCGCTTGAGCCCAAGACCGATGGCTTTCGCAACTACTTTGGGCACAGCGAACTCAACCGACCGGCGGAAGAATGGTTGGTTGATCGCGCTAGTCTGCTGAACCTAACCGCGCCAGAAATGACAGTGCTCGTGGGTGGTTTGCGAGTCTTGAATGCCAACGCGGACAACCTGAAACTAGGAGTCCTGACGAATCGTCCGGGCAAATTGACCAACGACTTCTTCGTCAACCTGCTGAATATGGACACAGTGTGGAAAAAGTCAGCCGTTTGCGACCACTTCTTCGAGGGCGTCGACCGCGTGACCGGCGATCCAAAGTGGAGAGCGTCTTCGGTGGACCTCGTTTTTGGGTCGAACTCGCAGTTGCGAGCCATTTCAGAGGTCTATGCAAGCGAAGACTCGAAAGCGAAATTCGCAGACGACTTCGTTGCCGCCTGGACCAAAGTCATGAATGCCGACCGCTTCGACCTCTCGCCAGCACAGCGAAGCGGATTGCTAGCTTCTTCACGCACTGAATAA